Below is a genomic region from Miniphocaeibacter halophilus.
AAAAATCTTTTTAGATTAGGAATTGAATCAGTTATATTAACAAATTCATAAGAAATATTTTTTCTATCTAACTCTTCTAATGCAGGTGGACAATCCGGACATTTATCTGATCCAAAAACTATTAATTTTTCCATTAAAACATAGTCCTTTCATTAATATAATCAATAAGTTCATCTATTTTTATACGATCTTGTTTCATTGTGTCCCTATCTCTTATAGTGACAGAATTATCCTCTAAGGTATCAAAATCTACTGTAATACAGAAAGGAGTTCCTGCTTCATCCTGTCTTCTGTACCTTTTTCCAATTGAGCCAGAAACGTCAGTGTCTACATTAAATTCTTTTGATAATAATTCATAAACTTCATCACTTTTGTCAGAAAGTTTTTTTGTTAAAGGTAGAACAGCTGCTTTATATGGTGCAAGAGCTGGATGTAGGTGAAGAACATTTCTTGTAGTTCCGTCTTCCAATTCCTCTTCTTCATAAGCATTGCATAAAAACATTAAGAACATTCTGTCTACTCCTACTGACGGTTCAACACAATAAGGTATATATTTTTCATTTGTTTGTGGATCTGTGTAAGTAAAGTCAATTCCTGAACCTTCAATATGTTGTTTTAAATCATAGTCGGTTCTGTCTGCAATCCCCCATAGTTCTCCCCATCCAAAAGGATACAAATATTCTATATCAGTTGTAGCTACACTGTAAAAAGAAAGTTCTTCTTCACCATGATCTCTCATTCTAAGTCTTTCTTCCTTAATTCCTAAATTTAACAAGAAGTTCTTACAGTAGGTTCTCCAATAATTAAACCATTCTAGGTCCTCGCCAGGTTTACAGAAAAATTCTAATTCCATTTGTTCAAATTCTCTAGTTCTAAAAATAAAATTACCTGGTGTAATTTCATTTCTAAAAGATTTTCCTATTTGTCCTATTCCAAAAGGAATTTTCTTTCTAGAAGTTCTTTGAACATTTTTAAAATTAACAAAGATTCCCTGTGCTGTTTCCGGTCTTAAGTATAATTCTGAGGTACTATCTTCAGTAACACCTTGGAAAGTTTTAAACATTAAATTGAACTTTCTTATATCTGTAAAATTATGTTTTCCGCATTTTGGACAACTAATATTCTCTTCTTCAATAATATTTCTCAATTCCTCGCTTGTATATCCATCTAAGCCAACAACTTCTTCATTTTTTTCATTTAAAAAATAATCTTCCACTAAATTATCTGCTCTAAATCTAGACTTACATTCTTTACAATCAATTAGTGGATCTGAAAAACCTCCAACATGGCCTGATGCAACCCAAACTGATGGATTCATAAGAATTGCTGCATCAACTCCCACATTATATTTACTTTCTTGTATAAATTTTTTCCACCATGCCTTTTTAATATTATTTTTTAATTCCACTCCTAAAGGACCATAGTCCCATGTATTTGACAATCCTCCATATATTTCAGAGCCTGGATAAACAAATCCTCTCATTTTAGCAAGACTAACAATATTTTCCATTTTAATTTCTTTGGCCATAACTTCCTCCTAAACTTTATTAAAAAATAAAAAAACTCCCATACCACTAGCTTACGCTAGGGACGAAAGTTTTCCGCGGTTCCACCCTATTTACGACTTATGTCGTCACTTGATTAACGAACTCAGAGTTGCCCAATATAAAATATTTACTAATTTCCACCAACTATTAGCTCTCTATAAAATATATTTATAAATATTTCTCATCATAGTTCTATTAAAATTTTATCTTAAACAATTAAAGGCATTCGATATGAATTATTCAAATATTAATAAAAATTTATCTTAATTCTTTCCTATCTTCTTCTAAATCATTTAAGATTTCTTTCAATCTGTCTTGAGTTGCTTGAAGCATTTCATCAACATATGTTAGTGATTGAGTTTTTAATACTCTTGCATTTTCTTCTGCCTTAGAAACAATATCTTCTGCAAATTCATTTGCACTTTTAGTAATTTCGTGTTCACTTATCATATTATTAAATGTTTCTTTAGCATCGTTAATTATTTTGTCTGCTTCTTTGTTTGCTTCATCTTTTATTGCAGATGCATCTCTTTCAGCTTCTGCCAAAATTCTATCCTTTTCTTCGTTTACCCATTGAGCCTGTTTTATCTCTCCAGGTAGTCCTTGTCTTATTTGTTGTAAAAGATGAAATACTTCGTCTGTATCCACCATAACTTTTTTCGAAAATGGTACTGTAGAAGCTTCGTCTAGTAAATCTTCTATTTCTTCAATAATTTGAAGTACATCCATACAAATACCTCCCAAATTTATAATTCTCTAAATATTATATATTAAATATCAAGAACTTACAAGAATTTACTTATGTAAATACTTACTTTTTAACATTTTATACGCTAATTCTGGTACAAAGTTCTCGACATTACCACCAAAGGAAATTATTTCCTTTATAATAGAAGAACTTACAAAGGAATATTTTGCATTGGAAACTAAGAATAATGTTTCCATATCGTTATATAGCTCTCTGTTCATAAGAGCCATTTGAACTTCTTTTTCATAATCGGACACTTCCCGTAAGCCTCTGACAATTAATTTACAGTCTATGCTTTTAGCAAAATCTACAAGAAGTCCTGAAAAAGCTACAACCTTTATATTTTTAAAGGATTTACACGCATCCTTTATAATTTCTATTCTTTCCTCTACTGTAAAAAGAGATTTTTTTTGGTTATTATTTAATATAGCTATATAAACTTCATCAAATTTTTTTGAAACTCTTTCAATTATATCTAAATGTCCCAAAGTAATAGGATCAAAACTACCTGGATATATTATTTTCATAATTAACTCCTAAATCTATAAAATAAATTAATTTTTTGCCGTATTTCTTTTCTTTAATTATATTATATTTTTTTAAATCCAACTCTATATTACTTTCTAAAATTATTATTCCTTCAAAATTTAAAAGTTTTAAACGATAGATTAAATTCAAAGAATTATAATACATTTTAGCTTCATCATAAGGAGGGTCTATAAAAATATAATCAAATCCTGTAAAATCTTTAGCTATATTTTTCAAATTATCAACATAGTCCCCAAAATATATCTTACTTTTCTTTGTATAATTTGTATGGTTAAGATTATCTCTTATACATTTTATATTCGTTTTACTTTTTTCGCTAAAAACGGCAAATTTAGCTCCTCTACTCAAAAACTCAATACCTACACTGCCTGTGCCTGCAAACAGGTCTAAAACCATAGAATTATCATCTATATCGGTTAAAATATTAAATAAGGCTTCTTTAATTCTATCTTCTGTTGGCCTAGTATTTTTATCTTTAGTAGAAAATAATCTCATACCTTTTTTTTCACCGGAAATAACTCTCATAATCCTCCTAGTTAAATATAATATTCTCTTTTAATTTATCTGAAAATTCTAAAATACTTTTTTTCAGATTAAAATATTCTTTTTCATCTAATTTTCTTTCAACTACAATTTTTTTAGCAATAGGTTGGATTATATTTAAAAGATTCATATCGTCAAAAATATTAGCAATTTTTAAACTTGCTAATCCAGATTGCTTAGTTCCTAATATATCACCGCTACCTCTTAATTCTAAATCTTTTTTTGATATTTCAAAACCATCATTGGAATTTTGCATAATTCTCATTCTTTCTCTGGCAATTTTACTATTTGAGTTGTTGATTAAAATACAATAGGATTGATATTGTCCTCTACCTACCCTTCCTCTTAGCTGATGTAATTGAGAAAGGCCAAATCTTTCAGCATTATAAATAATCATAATATTAGCATTAGGTACATTTATACCTACTTCAATTACAGTTGTAGAAAACAAAATCTTTATATTATTATTAATAAATTCATCCATAATACTTTCTTTTTCATCATTTTTCATTTTTCCATGAATAAATGCGATTTTAGTAGCTTGAAAATATTCTTGTTTTAATCTTTCATATAATTCAATTACAGAATTTAATTCTAACTTATCGGACTCTTCAATTAATGGACAAACTATATAGCCCTGCCTACCATCTTTAATTTGTTTTTTTAAAAAATTTATAACTCTTTTTTCATAATTCATATTAACTGCAAAAGTATCAATATTCTTTCTACCAGGTGGTAATGAATCTATTATTGAAATATCTAAATCCCCATACATAGCTAAGGTTAAAGTTCTAGGTATTGGTGTAGCTGTCATAATTAAAGTATCAACATTGCCTTTTTTAGAAATTTCAGCCCTTTGCTTAACACCAAATCTATGTTGCTCATCGGTAATTACTAAACCTATTTTAGAAAATTCTACCTTATCCTCTATTATTGCATGAGTTCCTATTAAAATATCAATTTCATGATTATATATTCTTTCATACACACTATCTTTTTCTTGTTTTGACATACTACCCTTTAATAATTCAACTTTAAGGTCTACGTTTTTAAATAATTCCTTTAATGAATTATAATGTTGAGTTGCTAAAATTTCTGTAGGTGCCATCATAGCTGATTGATAACCATTGTAAAACGCCTTTAACATTGCTATAGCCGCAACAATTGTTTTACCTGAACCAACATCTCCTTGGACAAGTCTGTTCATAGATTTGTTTTCATTCATATCTTTAAATATTTCATTTACTACTTTTCTTTGAGCATTTGTTAATTTAAATGGAAGTCCTTTTATAAAATCATCTACTTCCTTAAAATCTTTAAATCGAATACCTTCTTTTTTTATATTAATTGTATCTAAATTAATGGCTGTTTGTAAAACCAGTAATTCTTCAAATTTTAATGTTTTACGAGCAAGAATAAGTAGTTTTTCATTTTCAGGAAAGTGAATGTTTCTAATTGCTAATTTTCTATTTAATAAACTAAATTTCTCTAAGATAACCTTTGGTAAAATATCTTTGATTTCTAATTTTTTTAAGGCGTCCAGTACAAATTTATTCATATCGTTATTAGATAGCCCCTTTGTTAAAGAGTAAATTGGATAAATTTTTC
It encodes:
- a CDS encoding glutaredoxin domain-containing protein, translating into MEKLIVFGSDKCPDCPPALEELDRKNISYEFVNITDSIPNLKRFLIIRDSNTKFEKIKNNGSVGIPCFYKDGDVFFNIEEIL
- a CDS encoding glycine--tRNA ligase, which translates into the protein MAKEIKMENIVSLAKMRGFVYPGSEIYGGLSNTWDYGPLGVELKNNIKKAWWKKFIQESKYNVGVDAAILMNPSVWVASGHVGGFSDPLIDCKECKSRFRADNLVEDYFLNEKNEEVVGLDGYTSEELRNIIEEENISCPKCGKHNFTDIRKFNLMFKTFQGVTEDSTSELYLRPETAQGIFVNFKNVQRTSRKKIPFGIGQIGKSFRNEITPGNFIFRTREFEQMELEFFCKPGEDLEWFNYWRTYCKNFLLNLGIKEERLRMRDHGEEELSFYSVATTDIEYLYPFGWGELWGIADRTDYDLKQHIEGSGIDFTYTDPQTNEKYIPYCVEPSVGVDRMFLMFLCNAYEEEELEDGTTRNVLHLHPALAPYKAAVLPLTKKLSDKSDEVYELLSKEFNVDTDVSGSIGKRYRRQDEAGTPFCITVDFDTLEDNSVTIRDRDTMKQDRIKIDELIDYINERTMF
- a CDS encoding ATPase; amino-acid sequence: MDVLQIIEEIEDLLDEASTVPFSKKVMVDTDEVFHLLQQIRQGLPGEIKQAQWVNEEKDRILAEAERDASAIKDEANKEADKIINDAKETFNNMISEHEITKSANEFAEDIVSKAEENARVLKTQSLTYVDEMLQATQDRLKEILNDLEEDRKELR
- the coaD gene encoding pantetheine-phosphate adenylyltransferase: MKIIYPGSFDPITLGHLDIIERVSKKFDEVYIAILNNNQKKSLFTVEERIEIIKDACKSFKNIKVVAFSGLLVDFAKSIDCKLIVRGLREVSDYEKEVQMALMNRELYNDMETLFLVSNAKYSFVSSSIIKEIISFGGNVENFVPELAYKMLKSKYLHK
- the rsmD gene encoding 16S rRNA (guanine(966)-N(2))-methyltransferase RsmD, translated to MRVISGEKKGMRLFSTKDKNTRPTEDRIKEALFNILTDIDDNSMVLDLFAGTGSVGIEFLSRGAKFAVFSEKSKTNIKCIRDNLNHTNYTKKSKIYFGDYVDNLKNIAKDFTGFDYIFIDPPYDEAKMYYNSLNLIYRLKLLNFEGIIILESNIELDLKKYNIIKEKKYGKKLIYFIDLGVNYENNISR
- the recG gene encoding ATP-dependent DNA helicase RecG is translated as MKLKEIKGIGPKKEKLLNNLGIFTVKDLIEYYPRKYEDRSKVVNINDVPNGEMGLFYLKIISPCIVSYPRRNMSITKCKATDGTNIINIKWFNNHFIKNSIRLNNTYYIYGKVTRTNKYIEIDSPVVNKTLGGSLGKIYPIYSLTKGLSNNDMNKFVLDALKKLEIKDILPKVILEKFSLLNRKLAIRNIHFPENEKLLILARKTLKFEELLVLQTAINLDTINIKKEGIRFKDFKEVDDFIKGLPFKLTNAQRKVVNEIFKDMNENKSMNRLVQGDVGSGKTIVAAIAMLKAFYNGYQSAMMAPTEILATQHYNSLKELFKNVDLKVELLKGSMSKQEKDSVYERIYNHEIDILIGTHAIIEDKVEFSKIGLVITDEQHRFGVKQRAEISKKGNVDTLIMTATPIPRTLTLAMYGDLDISIIDSLPPGRKNIDTFAVNMNYEKRVINFLKKQIKDGRQGYIVCPLIEESDKLELNSVIELYERLKQEYFQATKIAFIHGKMKNDEKESIMDEFINNNIKILFSTTVIEVGINVPNANIMIIYNAERFGLSQLHQLRGRVGRGQYQSYCILINNSNSKIARERMRIMQNSNDGFEISKKDLELRGSGDILGTKQSGLASLKIANIFDDMNLLNIIQPIAKKIVVERKLDEKEYFNLKKSILEFSDKLKENIIFN